From a single Meles meles chromosome 21, mMelMel3.1 paternal haplotype, whole genome shotgun sequence genomic region:
- the TTYH3 gene encoding protein tweety homolog 3 — protein sequence MAGVSYAAPWWVNLLHRLPHFDLRWETTSSQFRPEDTDYQQALLLLGATALACLALDLLFLLFYSFWLCCRRRKSEEHLDADCCCTAWCVIIATLVCSAGIAVGFYGNGETSDGIHRATYSLRHANRTVAGVQDRVWDTAAALNRSAEPSLQSLERQLAARPEPLRAVQRLRGLLGTLLGYTAAIPFWRNPAVSLEVLAEQVDLYDWYRWLGYLGLLLLEVAICLLVLVGLIRSSKGILVGVCLLGVLALVISWGSLGLELAVSVGSSDFCVDPDTYVTRMVEEHSVLSGDILQYYLACSARATNPFQQKLSGSHKALVEMQDLVAELLKTVPREYPATKEPLLRVQEVLNGTEVNLQHLTALVDCRSLHLDYVQALTGFCYDGVEGLIYLALFSFVTALMFSSIVCSVPHTWQQKRGPEEDGEEETAPGPRQTHDSLYRVHMPSLYSCGSSYGSETSLPAAAHTVSNAPVTEYMSQNANFQNPRCENTPLIGRESPPPSYTSSMRAKYLATSQPRPDSSGSGH from the exons gCACTGCTGCTGCTGGGGGCCACTGCGCTGGCCTGCCTCGCCCTGGAcctcctcttcctgctcttctACTCCTTCTGGCTGTGCTGCCGGCGGCGCAAGAGCGAGGAGCATCTGGATGCTGACTGCTGCTGCACCGCCTGGTGCGTGATCATCGCCACGCTGGTCTGCAG CGCCGGCATCGCCGTGGGGTTCTATGGCAACGGGGAGACCAGTGACGGCATCCATCGAGCCACCTACTCACTCCGCCACGCCAACCGCACAGTGGCAGGGGTCCAGGACCGC GTGTGGGACACGGCGGCCGCCCTGAACCGCTCAGCGGAGCCCAGTCTGCAGAGCCTGGAGCGGCAGCTGGCGGCACGGCCGGAGCCCCTGCGTGCAGTGCAGCGGCTGCGGGGCCTTCTCGGGACTCTGCTGGGCTACACAGCGGCCATCCCATTCTGGAGGAACCCCGCCGTGTCGCTCGAGGTGCTGGCGGAGCAGGTGGACCTCTACGACTGGTACAG GTGGCTGGGCTACCTCGGCCTACTGCTGCTCGAAGTGGCCATCTGCCTGCTGGTGCTGGTGGGCCTCATCCGCAGCTCCAAGGGCATTCTGGTTGG GGTCTGCCTCCTGGGGGTGCTGGCCCTTGTCATCAGCTGGGGCTCACTGGGCTTGGAGCTGGCCGTGTCTGTG GGCTCTAGTGACTTTTGTGTGGACCCCGACACCTACGTGACCAGGATGGTGGAGGAGCACTCGGTGCTGAGTGGGG ACATTCTGCAGTACTACCTGGCCTGCTCGGCCCGGGCCACCAACCCCTTCCAGCAG AAGCTGTCTGGCAGCCACAAGGCGCTGGTGGAGATGCAGGACCTGGTGGCTGAGCTTCTGAAGACCGTCCCTCGGGAGTACCCCGCCACCAAG GAGCCCTTGCTCCGTGTCCAGGAGGTGCTGAACGGCACAGAGGTGAACCTACAGCACCTCACCGCCCTGGTGGACTGCCGCAGCCTGCATCTG GACTACGTGCAGGCCCTGACGGGCTTCTGCTACGACGGCGTGGAGGGCCTCATCTACCTGGCGCTCTTCTCCTTCGTCACGGCTCTCATGTTCAGCTCCATCGTCTGCAGCGTCCCCCACACCTGGCAGCAGAAAAG GGGTCccgaggaggatggggaggaggagacgGCCCCTGGGCCGAGGCAGACACACGACAGCCTGTACCGCGTACACATGCCCAGCCTGTACAGCTGCGGGAGCAGCTACGGCAGCGAGACCAGCCTCCCGGCTGCGGCGCACACCGTCAGCAACGCCCCCGTCACCGAGTACAT GAGCCAGAATGCCAACTTCCAGAACCCCCGCTGTGAGAACACCCCCCTCATCGGGCGCGAGTCCCCCCCGCCCTCA TACACCTCCAGCATGAGAGCCAAATACCTCGCCACCAGCCAGCCTCGCCCCGACTCCAGCGGCAGCGGCCACTAG
- the LFNG gene encoding beta-1,3-N-acetylglucosaminyltransferase lunatic fringe encodes MLKRCGRRLLLALAGALLACLLVLTADPPPPPVPAERGRRALRSLAGSAGAAPAPVLEAAAAPAALAREVHSLSEYFSLLTRARRDAGPRPGGAPRPGDGQPHAPVESLAPHDVFIAVKTTRKFHRARLDLLLETWISRHKEMTFIFTDGDDEALARRTGHVVNTNCSAAHSRQALSCKMAVEFDHFIESGRKWFCHVDDDNYVNVRALLRLLASYPHTQDVYIGKPSLDRPIQATERVSENKMRPVHFWFATGGAGFCISRGLALKMSPWASRGHFMSTAERIRLPDDCTIGYIVEALLGVPLIRSGLFHSHLENLQQVPASELHEQVTLSYGMFESKRNAIHMKGPFSVEADPSRFRSIHCHLYPDTPWCPHTAVF; translated from the exons ATGCTCAAGCGCTGCGGCCGACGCCTGCTGCTGGCGCTGGCGGGCGCGCTACTCGCCTGCCTGCTGGTGCTCACCGCCGACCCGCCGCCGCCCCCTGTGCCCGCCGAGCGCGGCCGGCGCGCGCTGCGCAGCCTGGCCGGCTCCGCgggggcggccccggcgccggtgctggaggcggcggcggcgcccgCTGCGCTCGCCCGCGAGGTACACAGTCTGTCCGAGTACTTCAGCCTGCTGACCCGCGCGCGCCGAGACGCGGGCCCACGGCCCGgaggcgccccccgccccggcgaCGGCCAGCCGCATGCCCCCGTCGAGTCGCTGGCGCCCCACGACGTCTTCATCGCGGTCAAGACCACTAGAAAGTTTCACCGCGCGCGCCTCGACCTGCTGCTGGAGACCTGGATCTCGCGCCACAAGGAGATG ACGTTCATTTTCACCGACGGGGATGATGAAGCCCTGGCCAGGCGCACGG GCCACGTGGTCAATACCAACTGCTCAGCTGCCCACAGCCGCCAGGCACTGTCCTGCAAGATGGCCGTGGAGTTCGACCACTTCATCGAATCAGGGAGGAA GTGGTTCTGCCACGTGGACGACGACAACTACGTCAACGTCAGGGCTCTGCTGCGGCTGCTGGCCAGCTACCCGCACACGCAGGACGTGTACATCGGCAAGCCCAGTCTGGACAGGCCCATCCAGGCCACGGAGAGGGTCAGCGAGAACAAGATG CGCCCTGTCCACTTCTGGTTTGCCACCGGCGGGGCTGGCTTCTGCATCAGCCGTGGGCTGGCCCTGAAGATGAGCCCATGGGCCAG CAGGGGCCACTTCATGAGCACGGCCGAGCGGATCCGCCTGCCCGATGACTGCACCATCGGCTACATCGTGGAGGCCCTGCTGGGCGTGCCGCTCATCCGCAGCGGGCTCTTCCACTCCCACCTGGAGAACCTGCAGCAGGTGCCCGCCTCCGAGCTCCACGAGCAG gtgacCCTCAGTTATGGCATGTTTGAGAGTAAGCGGAATGCCATCCACATGAAGGGGCCATTCTCAGTGGAGGCTGACCCATCcag GTTCCGCTCCATCCACTGCCACCTGTACCCAGACACACCCTGGTGTCCCCACACCGCCGTCTTCTAG